One Clostridium estertheticum DNA segment encodes these proteins:
- a CDS encoding recombinase family protein yields MVVKYMRVSTKQQTIGRQDFQLDKLNVIFDRSYIDKMTGKVKDRPQLNKMIVELSFGDVVYCESITRLGRSLKDLIEIMELLIAKGVRVLIVKEGIDSDSSTYKLLIGIFGSIGELERESIQERVIQGIEKCKATRKTSTGKWFGRVQLTKNDLSKTFEKYYIQLMQGSITKVEMAKLLGIGRATLYRWLELYEK; encoded by the coding sequence GTGGTAGTAAAATACATGAGAGTATCTACAAAACAGCAAACTATTGGAAGGCAAGATTTTCAATTGGATAAATTGAATGTTATTTTTGACAGGTCCTACATTGACAAGATGACTGGAAAAGTTAAAGACCGGCCTCAGTTAAATAAAATGATAGTCGAACTTAGTTTTGGGGATGTGGTTTATTGTGAAAGTATCACAAGACTAGGAAGATCTCTAAAGGATTTAATTGAAATTATGGAACTGTTAATAGCTAAGGGAGTCAGAGTGCTCATCGTTAAAGAAGGCATAGACAGTGATTCTTCTACCTACAAATTACTAATAGGGATTTTTGGAAGTATTGGTGAACTTGAAAGGGAATCAATTCAAGAGAGAGTTATTCAAGGTATTGAAAAATGTAAGGCTACGAGAAAAACCTCAACAGGCAAGTGGTTTGGTAGAGTTCAGCTCACAAAAAATGATTTAAGTAAGACGTTTGAAAAGTATTATATTCAACTTATGCAAGGTTCTATAACTAAGGTAGAGATGGCCAAGCTACTTGGTATTGGTAGGGCAACTTTATATAGATGGTTAGAGTTATATGAAAAATAA
- the brxL gene encoding BREX system Lon protease-like protein BrxL, which produces MLKFEELAYDYYGDVVINKNLIHKAGFASRAIPTYVGEWILYNFLEDGELTEESREKISAFVNKYLPQKGQKEEIKNRLLNMESVKLLDDYSVVVNLKSGKRVLKIPFLDMNDAFISDEIVDKNTLLLTSGVWGVADLFYIPPSAPNDKGQVWMREFKPFQVGSIDLEYFKECRANFSTEEWIDLILSSMGFNPTIYNEEQKNVLITRILPMVEPRVNLIELAPKGTGKSFVYGNVSRYARVIGGGKVSPAVMFHHNGNNTPGLVTRYDLVVLDEVQSIQGDSTGELVAGLKVYLESGRFSRGNTEASAEAGFVMLGNITLDENLKPVHSEEGIFTEIPNFLQETAFIDRLHGIIPGWLMPRISKDTPSNNLGFKGDFFSEILHNLRGEPQYTDYVNLNMNLNNCNDLRDRKAIVRLAAAYLKIIFPDLIVENEEFIKYCVKPAVTLRQSVRDELYKMDREYAKVNIGVLE; this is translated from the coding sequence ATGCTCAAATTTGAAGAACTTGCATATGACTATTATGGTGATGTTGTAATAAATAAAAATTTGATACATAAAGCAGGGTTTGCATCAAGAGCTATCCCCACTTATGTTGGAGAGTGGATTCTTTATAACTTTCTTGAAGATGGTGAACTTACAGAAGAATCAAGAGAAAAAATATCAGCTTTTGTAAATAAATATCTCCCTCAAAAGGGACAGAAGGAAGAAATAAAAAATAGATTGCTTAATATGGAGAGTGTAAAGTTACTTGACGATTATAGTGTAGTAGTAAATTTAAAATCAGGCAAAAGAGTATTGAAAATTCCTTTTCTTGATATGAATGATGCATTTATAAGTGATGAAATTGTTGATAAGAACACGTTGCTACTTACTAGTGGGGTCTGGGGAGTTGCAGATTTATTTTATATACCACCTTCAGCACCAAATGACAAAGGTCAAGTGTGGATGAGAGAATTTAAGCCATTCCAAGTAGGAAGCATTGATTTAGAGTATTTCAAAGAATGTAGAGCAAATTTTTCTACAGAAGAATGGATTGATCTAATTTTATCCAGCATGGGCTTTAATCCAACAATTTATAATGAAGAACAAAAAAATGTTTTAATTACTAGGATACTCCCTATGGTGGAGCCAAGAGTAAATCTTATTGAACTTGCTCCAAAAGGTACAGGTAAGTCATTTGTATATGGTAATGTATCGAGATATGCCAGAGTTATCGGTGGCGGCAAAGTGTCACCAGCTGTTATGTTTCATCACAATGGCAATAATACACCCGGACTTGTTACCAGATATGATTTAGTTGTACTTGATGAAGTACAGAGTATTCAGGGAGATTCTACTGGAGAACTTGTTGCAGGTCTTAAAGTATATCTTGAATCTGGAAGATTTAGCAGAGGCAATACTGAAGCTAGTGCTGAAGCAGGATTCGTTATGCTTGGGAATATAACTCTTGATGAGAATCTTAAACCAGTGCACTCGGAAGAAGGAATTTTTACTGAGATACCAAATTTTCTTCAAGAAACTGCATTTATTGATAGATTACATGGGATAATACCGGGATGGCTAATGCCAAGAATATCTAAGGATACTCCATCGAATAATCTTGGATTTAAAGGAGATTTTTTTTCCGAAATATTGCACAATCTTAGGGGCGAACCTCAATACACTGATTATGTGAATTTGAATATGAATTTAAATAATTGCAATGATTTAAGAGATCGAAAAGCAATAGTACGTTTAGCAGCAGCATATTTAAAAATAATATTTCCAGATTTGATTGTAGAAAATGAAGAATTTATAAAATATTGTGTTAAGCCAGCGGTAACGCTTAGACAAAGTGTTAGGGATGAGCTATATAAAATGGATAGAGAATATGCAAAGGTGAATATTGGGGTCTTGGAATAG
- a CDS encoding PglZ domain-containing protein: protein MEKIIIYSDLQKTYTDSCDIIVRRIDDYVDAYVSILNAIHENISMIVVIKNKNCLNYFEKMQEKYKENIIIKINSPKERFEQLTHVKIPQYISEDEIVNDELYNKINEIFFKKAFSFEDNVLIYYLGEYFTNNKFPFHQIVDFLKNIDLSIINVKDKNNILKKVFNKRIQQWEKNCLDGYEKNIFSLFVEDYKLLYTKLYKYLILKNYPNNIMMDIVGDITKDFDKINLKYDPFIPKGADIVDIQRNIKIYLNQKELIGLSYEDIVQEIEQLSGLFNEEIQFTYELLKINKAVIDLSLLNRVRAKFKNGLELDIMFNEKLSNIIPPTIIINPEYIDSTNDWISWAIKSYLPYRFWLESNDYFDLKADKYSSMYGEWIFNNYDSLISSEGRMLHKTLTNIGPSIRDDEVSVIIVIDNFNYKFVPLCKTYLIQKGFNNTMDKPIISMIPTETSVSKTALFSGEPFNTADKSYEKMCSEWEGFIGGKVQYLSDIGKLDSIQEAKAKLYVLNYLRIDKILHESQNNSALPISYRIQEELIAMIDKIISFAKRLSIENTIKIYFTSDHGSTKILKEQMNLIDSKYYKSKSEDSAYRFIGLTDKKFDIFKNSIGHLCYVLDRNHYGIKENYLIAKGYNRFMETDLSFYVHGGITPEENIIPLLKFERTNIILIKPEIILRHNEFRYFNTCNVNLTIKNHNEYSIDNIEISILNSNVKIQQVVKIIPRINKESQIDITMEKIRILRSQSNLDNDRLFIKVRFDFMGKNHDEKYEFSIKMKSIQENKINLDDLF from the coding sequence ATGGAAAAAATTATTATATATTCTGATTTACAGAAAACTTACACTGATTCTTGTGACATTATTGTAAGGCGAATTGATGATTATGTTGATGCATATGTTAGTATTCTAAATGCAATTCATGAAAATATTTCTATGATTGTTGTGATTAAGAATAAGAACTGTCTAAATTATTTTGAAAAGATGCAAGAAAAATACAAGGAAAATATCATTATTAAAATCAATTCTCCCAAAGAGCGATTTGAACAATTAACTCATGTCAAAATACCTCAATACATTAGCGAAGACGAAATTGTTAATGATGAATTGTATAATAAAATAAATGAAATATTTTTTAAAAAAGCATTTAGTTTTGAAGACAATGTTTTAATCTATTATCTTGGAGAGTATTTTACTAATAATAAGTTCCCTTTTCATCAAATAGTTGATTTTTTAAAAAATATTGATTTGAGTATTATAAATGTTAAGGATAAAAATAATATACTTAAAAAAGTTTTTAATAAAAGGATTCAGCAGTGGGAAAAAAATTGCTTGGATGGTTATGAAAAAAATATTTTTAGTTTATTTGTAGAAGATTATAAACTTTTGTATACAAAGCTATATAAATATTTAATTCTTAAAAACTATCCTAATAATATTATGATGGATATTGTGGGGGATATAACAAAAGATTTTGACAAGATTAACTTAAAATATGACCCTTTTATTCCCAAAGGTGCTGATATAGTTGATATTCAAAGAAACATTAAAATTTATTTAAATCAAAAGGAATTAATAGGATTATCATATGAAGATATAGTTCAAGAAATTGAACAACTATCAGGGCTCTTCAATGAAGAAATTCAATTTACTTATGAATTGTTAAAAATAAACAAAGCTGTAATAGATTTGTCTTTATTAAATAGGGTTAGGGCTAAATTTAAAAATGGCTTAGAGCTAGACATAATGTTCAATGAAAAGCTCAGTAATATTATTCCTCCTACAATAATTATTAATCCTGAATATATAGATAGCACTAACGATTGGATTTCGTGGGCAATTAAATCATATTTGCCGTATAGATTTTGGTTGGAATCTAATGATTACTTTGATTTGAAAGCTGATAAATATTCGTCTATGTATGGAGAGTGGATTTTTAACAATTATGATAGTCTAATTTCAAGTGAGGGTAGAATGCTCCATAAAACGCTTACTAATATAGGCCCTTCAATTAGAGATGATGAGGTTTCAGTTATAATAGTTATAGATAATTTCAACTACAAATTTGTGCCTTTGTGTAAAACATATTTAATTCAAAAAGGATTTAATAATACAATGGATAAACCCATTATATCAATGATACCTACAGAAACTTCGGTATCAAAAACTGCACTATTTAGTGGTGAGCCCTTTAACACAGCAGATAAGAGCTATGAAAAAATGTGCAGTGAATGGGAAGGTTTTATAGGTGGAAAGGTTCAGTATTTATCGGATATCGGAAAGTTAGATTCAATTCAAGAAGCAAAAGCTAAACTTTATGTTTTAAATTATTTACGCATAGATAAAATTCTTCATGAAAGTCAAAATAACTCTGCGTTGCCTATAAGTTATAGAATACAAGAAGAATTAATAGCTATGATTGATAAAATAATTAGCTTTGCTAAAAGGCTTAGCATAGAAAATACAATCAAAATTTATTTTACTTCTGATCATGGAAGCACAAAAATTTTAAAAGAACAGATGAATTTAATTGATTCAAAATATTATAAATCTAAGTCGGAAGACTCTGCATACAGATTTATTGGTCTTACTGATAAAAAATTCGATATTTTTAAAAATAGTATAGGTCATTTATGTTATGTTTTAGATAGAAATCATTATGGAATAAAAGAAAATTATCTCATTGCTAAAGGGTATAATCGGTTCATGGAAACTGATTTGAGTTTTTATGTACATGGTGGTATAACTCCAGAAGAAAATATTATACCCTTATTAAAATTTGAGAGAACTAATATTATATTAATTAAACCAGAAATAATACTTAGACATAACGAATTTAGATATTTCAATACATGCAACGTTAATTTAACTATTAAAAATCATAATGAATATTCTATAGATAATATTGAAATATCTATATTGAATTCAAATGTAAAAATACAACAGGTAGTAAAAATAATACCTAGAATTAATAAAGAATCTCAGATTGATATTACTATGGAAAAAATTAGAATTTTAAGATCTCAATCAAATTTGGATAATGATAGATTATTTATTAAAGTAAGATTCGATTTTATGGGGAAAAATCATGATGAAAAATATGAGTTCTCAATTAAAATGAAATCTATTCAAGAAAATAAAATTAATTTAGATGATCTATTTTAA
- a CDS encoding AAA family ATPase, which produces MDIQQFIEEQLKERYKHFIIYGSPMQGKTKLAMMISNVFNGRYLDLLNIFELDINKKNSIDIFGPSKLISLIKEYYEIDKGILVIDQMDFLINTWSENEFREFLGFVDQNQSNICCIFIMHNYRILERETLIKDNDKGNKRLVSIFEIHQGVSTNV; this is translated from the coding sequence ATGGATATTCAACAATTTATTGAGGAACAATTAAAAGAAAGATATAAGCATTTTATAATATATGGTTCACCTATGCAAGGAAAGACAAAGCTTGCCATGATGATTTCAAATGTTTTTAATGGAAGATATCTTGATTTACTTAATATATTTGAATTAGATATTAACAAGAAAAATAGTATTGATATATTTGGACCATCAAAACTTATTTCGTTAATAAAAGAATATTATGAAATTGATAAAGGAATCTTAGTTATAGACCAAATGGATTTTTTAATAAATACATGGAGCGAAAATGAATTTAGAGAATTTTTAGGTTTTGTTGACCAGAATCAATCTAATATATGTTGCATATTTATTATGCATAATTATCGTATACTTGAACGTGAAACATTAATTAAAGACAATGATAAGGGAAATAAAAGGTTAGTGAGTATATTTGAGATTCATCAGGGGGTGAGTACTAATGTCTAA
- a CDS encoding DUF4007 family protein encodes MKYKIQALNGFNMYFDQIISVFRSRYEAEDNINLDQLSVRTGLNRRKSRMLLNYLADIGLSKKRTLKKTDLGIILFKYDDYFQNEGTLWLLHYLQSSNEYLIIWNRVMNHLYDVYEVSKAELLTLFENLEDRVSENTYKYHIGDEIRVILDAYINQKFSKLNLLEFNEDKYFINRNSDVPELILLCSIILYRNVFYPGATSLGIKDLCNSNNSPGKIFIIDEHILRRKLENLKNMEIISIESRGDLDQIRISDDLKLEDVLEKYYRG; translated from the coding sequence ATGAAATATAAAATTCAAGCATTAAATGGCTTTAATATGTACTTTGATCAGATTATAAGTGTTTTTAGAAGTAGATATGAGGCTGAAGATAACATTAATTTAGATCAGTTATCTGTTAGAACTGGTCTTAATCGTAGAAAATCAAGAATGCTTTTGAATTATTTAGCTGACATTGGGCTAAGTAAAAAAAGAACTTTAAAGAAAACTGATTTAGGGATTATTCTTTTTAAGTATGACGATTATTTTCAAAATGAAGGCACCCTATGGTTACTACATTATCTTCAGTCATCTAATGAGTATTTGATAATTTGGAATAGAGTAATGAATCATTTATATGATGTTTATGAAGTTAGTAAGGCGGAACTACTTACACTTTTTGAAAATTTAGAAGATCGTGTCTCTGAAAATACATATAAATATCATATAGGGGATGAAATAAGAGTTATATTAGATGCTTATATTAATCAAAAATTTTCTAAGTTGAATTTGTTGGAATTTAATGAGGATAAATATTTCATTAATAGAAATTCAGATGTTCCTGAGCTTATTTTATTATGTTCAATAATTTTGTACAGAAATGTTTTTTATCCGGGGGCAACTTCTTTGGGTATTAAAGATCTATGTAACTCGAATAACTCTCCTGGAAAAATATTTATAATAGATGAGCATATTTTAAGGAGGAAGTTAGAAAATCTCAAAAATATGGAAATTATTAGTATTGAGTCGAGAGGAGATTTAGATCAGATTAGAATAAGTGATGATTTAAAATTAGAAGATGTACTTGAAAAATATTACCGAGGATAG
- a CDS encoding Eco57I restriction-modification methylase domain-containing protein, whose protein sequence is MSYFNNHFLFSETYIKEYIKEQSTGKSVDKENIEIAFKQIKQWNDEYVLGDYSDEPWADYIDSVLDVLGFQKNKENSSRLLYVDTIKEAEIPVAICNLIDKKEAVDTTTKGKYHAFKAIKVAKAHDANWAMLTNGYKWRIYNINNVSPYENYLEIDLEESIKNNNQADEAFKLFYLFFNVHTYCEKDGQLIIENIKDLSAKKAEIIEKTLRGKAEEILKELCYGLKEDMVKETYTELEKKAIYNDAIILLYRLLFFGYAESRGLLPVVKNDPDYTDSYKKLCDDAIKIYNAGDVYKIKDGYDFWNRLDNQLRIYVDRSYNGGLFHNEDKLILNKHRIANGRLTKCLAEISYNFDKNGKYSEIIEYKDLSVRNLGSIYEGLLEYRLFIAEERMIQRKNKGKVNYLKESEVKLQNSDLKYILEEGSIYLSQDALERKETGAYYTPEDVVEYIVENTVGKKLEELKKELFENRRILLEQLSYEPVESNKRVLQMQIDEITLNFINEKILTLSIIDSAMGSGHFLVNAAYKVANEIVNIIAENDWESNDDDIKNVDIKQWKRKVVENCIYGIDINGLSVALAKLSLWLISASNDRALSFLDHHLKEGDSIIGTDRSHVEVKDEKYPLFEVSYEHYMRPILRQYKKLNDIGSATKANVGRQNEIYDQIKNDLKIAKKKYDYYLANQYLGGIKNENTYGNLLRSNVIDDFKKQNMDKLWELAKDKNFFHWELEFPEVFQKGGFDIGIGNPPYVQSTDSSFKYSIFKTLKSNNLFSYMIENHLKNLIDNGKYGFIIPISAISGLKFNSLQELITDTSSEVYIDSFAKRPCKIFNKVEQRLAIIYGNKKSDIRKCKVYTSGHKRWYWYERKKLFKCNLYTECKYFKLRKGTIAKVSSNIENSIIEKIFINNKSKKIKDYYEGKKENSSKFLVFHSTSGYWLKALDYMPDFYSERKGNVASTKYKYILFEEFIEPSVFISLFNSSLFYWYWILFSDERDLTKREIDEFPINYESIDNESISKLKRLCTELMISYKQNSMEKTVNLGEKVGIVKFKEFHPKYSKKIIDKIDDLIGHIYGLCNEEIEFIKNYDVRFRMGEESTEEDE, encoded by the coding sequence GTGAGCTATTTTAACAACCATTTTTTATTTTCTGAGACTTATATAAAAGAGTATATAAAAGAACAAAGCACTGGAAAAAGTGTAGATAAAGAAAATATAGAAATTGCGTTTAAACAGATAAAGCAATGGAATGATGAATATGTTTTAGGGGATTATTCTGATGAACCTTGGGCAGATTATATTGACTCAGTACTAGATGTATTGGGATTTCAAAAAAACAAAGAAAACTCATCTAGATTATTATATGTAGATACTATAAAAGAAGCAGAAATACCTGTAGCAATATGCAATTTAATAGATAAGAAAGAGGCTGTCGATACGACAACAAAAGGGAAATATCATGCATTTAAAGCAATTAAAGTTGCAAAAGCTCATGATGCAAATTGGGCAATGTTAACTAACGGCTATAAATGGAGAATTTATAACATTAATAATGTTAGTCCATATGAAAATTATTTGGAGATTGATCTAGAAGAAAGTATAAAAAATAATAATCAAGCTGATGAGGCATTTAAACTATTTTATTTGTTCTTTAATGTTCATACATATTGCGAAAAAGATGGACAACTTATTATTGAAAATATAAAGGATTTATCAGCTAAAAAAGCTGAGATTATAGAAAAAACACTTAGGGGAAAAGCAGAAGAGATATTAAAAGAGTTATGTTATGGGCTTAAGGAAGATATGGTTAAAGAAACTTATACTGAACTAGAAAAGAAAGCAATTTATAACGATGCAATAATATTATTATATAGATTACTTTTTTTTGGATATGCTGAATCAAGAGGATTATTACCAGTTGTGAAAAACGATCCTGATTATACTGATAGTTATAAAAAATTATGTGATGATGCAATAAAAATTTATAATGCAGGTGATGTTTATAAGATAAAAGATGGTTACGATTTTTGGAATAGATTAGACAATCAATTAAGGATATATGTTGACAGAAGCTATAATGGTGGTCTATTCCATAATGAGGACAAGCTCATCTTAAATAAACACAGGATAGCAAATGGACGTTTAACTAAGTGCCTTGCAGAAATATCTTATAATTTTGACAAGAATGGTAAATATTCTGAAATCATAGAATATAAAGATCTTTCTGTTAGAAATTTAGGGTCTATATATGAAGGGTTACTTGAATATCGCCTTTTTATTGCGGAGGAACGCATGATTCAGAGAAAAAATAAAGGCAAGGTAAATTATTTAAAAGAATCCGAAGTGAAATTACAAAATTCAGATTTGAAATATATACTTGAAGAAGGCAGTATATACCTTTCTCAAGATGCTCTTGAAAGAAAAGAAACGGGAGCTTATTATACACCAGAAGATGTGGTTGAATATATTGTTGAAAATACAGTAGGAAAAAAACTTGAAGAACTAAAAAAAGAATTATTTGAAAATAGAAGAATACTCCTAGAGCAATTATCTTATGAACCAGTGGAGAGTAACAAAAGAGTATTACAAATGCAAATAGATGAAATTACACTAAATTTTATTAATGAAAAAATTTTAACTTTATCAATAATAGATAGTGCTATGGGCAGTGGTCATTTTCTTGTAAATGCAGCATATAAAGTTGCAAATGAGATTGTAAATATAATAGCTGAAAATGATTGGGAAAGTAATGATGATGACATAAAAAATGTTGACATTAAGCAATGGAAGAGAAAAGTAGTAGAAAACTGTATTTATGGAATAGACATCAATGGATTATCGGTTGCATTAGCAAAATTATCATTATGGTTAATATCTGCATCTAACGATAGAGCCTTGTCATTTTTGGATCATCATCTAAAGGAAGGAGACAGTATCATTGGAACTGATAGAAGTCATGTTGAAGTAAAAGATGAAAAGTATCCACTTTTTGAAGTATCTTATGAACATTATATGAGACCAATACTTAGGCAATATAAGAAGCTAAATGATATAGGTAGCGCTACCAAAGCAAATGTTGGAAGGCAGAATGAGATCTATGATCAAATTAAAAATGACTTGAAAATTGCAAAGAAAAAATATGATTATTATCTTGCTAATCAATATTTGGGTGGGATTAAAAATGAAAATACATATGGTAATTTACTAAGGAGTAATGTTATTGACGATTTTAAAAAACAAAACATGGATAAATTATGGGAATTAGCAAAGGATAAAAATTTTTTTCATTGGGAATTAGAATTTCCAGAAGTATTTCAAAAGGGTGGATTTGACATAGGAATCGGTAATCCACCATACGTACAAAGTACGGATAGTAGTTTTAAATACTCCATATTTAAAACTTTGAAAAGTAATAATTTATTTAGTTATATGATAGAAAATCATTTAAAAAACTTAATAGATAATGGAAAATATGGCTTTATTATTCCTATTTCTGCTATTTCAGGTTTGAAGTTTAATTCGCTTCAAGAATTAATAACGGATACATCATCTGAAGTATATATTGATAGTTTTGCAAAAAGACCATGCAAAATATTTAATAAAGTTGAACAAAGATTGGCAATTATTTATGGAAATAAAAAGAGTGATATACGAAAATGTAAAGTGTACACAAGTGGACATAAACGCTGGTATTGGTATGAAAGAAAAAAATTATTTAAATGTAATTTATATACAGAATGCAAATATTTTAAATTAAGAAAAGGGACAATAGCAAAGGTCTCTAGCAATATTGAAAACAGTATAATAGAAAAAATTTTTATTAACAATAAAAGTAAAAAAATTAAAGACTATTATGAAGGAAAAAAAGAGAATTCATCTAAATTCTTAGTATTTCATTCCACATCTGGGTATTGGCTCAAAGCTTTGGATTACATGCCAGATTTTTATAGTGAAAGGAAGGGAAATGTAGCATCAACGAAATATAAATATATTTTATTTGAAGAGTTTATTGAACCTTCTGTATTTATAAGTTTATTCAACTCATCATTATTCTATTGGTATTGGATTTTATTTTCAGATGAAAGGGATTTAACTAAGAGGGAAATAGATGAATTTCCTATTAATTATGAATCAATTGATAATGAGTCAATTAGCAAACTCAAAAGACTGTGCACGGAACTAATGATAAGCTATAAGCAAAATTCAATGGAAAAGACAGTCAATCTTGGAGAAAAGGTTGGAATTGTAAAATTCAAAGAATTTCATCCCAAATACAGCAAAAAAATTATTGACAAAATTGATGATTTGATAGGGCATATTTACGGATTATGTAATGAGGAAATAGAATTTATTAAAAACTATGATGTTCGTTTTAGAATGGGTGAAGAATCTACTGAAGAGGATGAGTAA
- a CDS encoding metallophosphoesterase, whose protein sequence is MLIIGDVHGELELLKMLLDNVHDEDVFIVGDVINRGLKSLETLQFVMQKGFKVTAGNHELLMLNYLKTKALGEKARWVNDGGYDTYKAYQLLTDKEQKDILNYLTLLPLYYYLDEIDLLISHSGINPQKLDNLQTMLKEHNAYDFTSIRRSFIYSAAVNDFSTVFIVGHTPTFTIKEGYYKFLRKGNKIFIDTGAVFKGTLGALQITGNLLTAHYVNKKLRYWNENFGFLREV, encoded by the coding sequence GTGTTAATTATCGGTGATGTTCATGGTGAGCTAGAACTGTTAAAGATGCTACTAGATAATGTACATGATGAAGATGTCTTCATAGTAGGAGATGTAATAAACAGAGGACTCAAGAGTTTAGAGACGTTACAATTTGTTATGCAAAAGGGTTTTAAAGTAACGGCAGGTAATCATGAATTATTGATGCTAAACTATTTAAAAACCAAAGCTCTAGGTGAAAAAGCGCGCTGGGTTAATGATGGTGGCTACGATACGTATAAGGCATATCAACTTCTAACAGATAAGGAACAGAAGGATATTTTAAATTACCTAACTTTATTACCACTTTACTATTACTTAGATGAGATCGACTTACTAATTTCACATTCTGGGATTAATCCGCAGAAACTTGATAATCTGCAAACCATGCTAAAAGAGCATAATGCATATGATTTTACCTCGATTAGGCGTTCTTTTATATATAGTGCTGCAGTTAATGATTTTAGTACAGTTTTCATTGTAGGTCACACGCCTACTTTCACAATCAAAGAGGGCTATTACAAGTTTTTGCGGAAAGGGAATAAAATTTTTATTGATACTGGTGCCGTGTTTAAAGGTACATTGGGTGCTCTGCAAATAACAGGTAATCTTCTTACCGCACATTACGTTAATAAAAAGCTTAGGTACTGGAACGAGAATTTTGGCTTTCTTAGGGAGGTTTAA